The DNA segment GTAGTAACAACTTTTCGTTTTTTAAGATTTTCAAGTTCGCCAATAAGCTTATTTCTTCCGTCTTTTGTTAAATAGATTTCGCTGCCCATTTGAACTCCTAATAATTCGTGGACACAATACTTAATTACAATTTAGTGATATTTTATTTAATTTTGATAATAATACAATCAAATGCCCGGTATTTTTTCCTCCGGCAATTCCGAAATCCGCTTCTTTAGCTTCGCCGGGGCCGTTTACAACGCATCCCATAACCGCAATTTTTATCGGTCTTTTTGCTGATTTAGAAGTTAAGTAATTAAATTGCGCAAGCCTATTTTCTATATCGTTTACTATTTTTATCAGGTCAACCTCGCATCTGGAACATGTCGGGCAAGAAACCATTTCAATCCCGGCAGAACGAAGATTCAAGCCCTGCAAAATATGATATGCAGTCTTAACTTCTTCAACAGGATCTGCCGTGAGCGAAACTCTTACAGTATCGCCCAAACCCATATAAAGCAAAATCCCCAGCCCGACAGATGATTTTATTGCGCCGCTTGATATTGAACCGGCCTCAGTAATACCCAGATGAAGCGGATAATTGCTTTTTGAAGCAAATAGACGATAGGCTTCTACCGTTGTCACAACATCTGAAGCTTTTAAAGAAACTATAGTATCATAAAAATTCAAAGATTCAAGGATT comes from the Elusimicrobiota bacterium genome and includes:
- a CDS encoding flavodoxin-dependent (E)-4-hydroxy-3-methylbut-2-enyl-diphosphate synthase; amino-acid sequence: ILESLNFYDTIVSLKASDVVTTVEAYRLFASKSNYPLHLGITEAGSISSGAIKSSVGLGILLYMGLGDTVRVSLTADPVEEVKTAYHILQGLNLRSAGIEMVSCPTCSRCEVDLIKIVNDIENRLAQFNYLTSKSAKRPIKIAVMGCVVNGPGEAKEADFGIAGGKNTGHLIVLLSKLNKISLNCN